Proteins from one Desulfomonile tiedjei genomic window:
- a CDS encoding transposase translates to MKTPILTIYKRRLPHWRLDGSIYFITWRLAASQPPLQPEERNLVADAVKDFAGVRYDLLAYVVMDDHMHVLAAPIEKFSLEEIVHTWKSFTANRLQRNFGRTGRIWQNEYFDRIVRDEEELTAKVNYISQNPARRWPELEEYEWAWCDVSW, encoded by the coding sequence ATGAAGACCCCGATCCTGACTATATACAAGAGAAGGCTTCCGCACTGGCGATTGGACGGTTCCATTTATTTTATCACTTGGCGTTTGGCCGCTTCGCAGCCCCCGCTCCAACCCGAGGAAAGAAACCTTGTAGCAGATGCGGTAAAGGACTTCGCCGGGGTGCGATACGATTTGTTGGCATACGTTGTGATGGATGACCACATGCATGTTCTGGCGGCGCCCATCGAGAAATTCTCATTGGAGGAAATTGTCCACACCTGGAAATCCTTTACAGCCAATAGACTGCAAAGAAATTTTGGGAGAACCGGAAGGATTTGGCAGAACGAGTACTTTGATAGGATTGTTAGAGACGAAGAAGAACTTACAGCCAAGGTCAATTATATTTCGCAGAACCCTGCAAGAAGGTGGCCTGAACTTGAGGAATACGAGTGGGCCTGGTGTGATGTCTCGTGGTGA
- a CDS encoding GAF domain-containing protein, producing MKHRDDPEKKPATLREYAENKLHQTSALDVDPSNLSPEHMREVIHELQVHEIELRMQNEELLRAELELAEARDKYRDLFDSAPVGYFTLDPKGLIMEANIVGAGLLGADASSLIKQPLSRFVHEDDRNAYFMCFKRMAEDVDAESCDLRFVSLSGSVFDAHLDSLAVKTLEGRTSEVRIAASDITDRKRGEETLLRTTRALRTLSEFGRALARATDESSLLDAACRVIVQAGGYRMAWAGFAVDDRAKTVQPVAHAGFENGYLRAAGVTWDENKPSGQGPMGQAIRTGKSSILRDLSECPPLAAYWPETSKRGYVSLMALPLFVEGQVIGGLAVWSTNPDAFDGEEVDLLEQLAEDLSFGIGALRSRAKREETEEALALQAEELARSNLELKQFAYVASHDLQEPLRNLISCVQLLDKKFKDRLGSEADKYIGYAVDSAARMQALIEALLAYSRIGTLAKPFKLVDCQKVIESSLANLRTAISESQAVVTYDPLPRLTADEMQLTQLFQNLLGNAIKFRADKPPKIHVSAAEHEGEWVFSIEDNGIGFEKEYADRIFSIFQRLHTRTEYEGTGIGLAIAKKIVQRHGGRIWVESEYGKGSTFYFTIPAQAIDQ from the coding sequence ATGAAACATCGTGACGATCCAGAGAAGAAGCCCGCGACTCTCAGGGAATACGCAGAGAATAAACTACATCAAACTTCCGCGCTAGACGTAGATCCATCGAACTTATCCCCAGAGCACATGCGAGAGGTGATCCACGAGTTGCAGGTCCATGAGATCGAACTCCGGATGCAAAACGAGGAGCTTCTTCGGGCAGAGTTGGAACTTGCGGAGGCACGGGACAAGTACCGGGATCTCTTCGACTCTGCGCCTGTCGGATACTTTACTCTCGATCCTAAGGGCCTGATAATGGAGGCCAACATCGTCGGAGCCGGCCTCTTGGGGGCGGATGCAAGCTCTCTGATAAAACAGCCGTTGTCGCGCTTTGTCCACGAAGACGACCGCAACGCGTATTTCATGTGTTTTAAGAGGATGGCCGAGGACGTAGACGCCGAGAGTTGCGACCTCAGGTTTGTCAGCCTCAGCGGATCGGTTTTCGATGCCCACCTGGACTCCCTGGCCGTCAAGACTCTTGAGGGCCGTACCAGCGAAGTTCGAATTGCGGCGTCGGACATAACGGATCGCAAACGCGGGGAGGAGACGCTGCTCCGTACCACCAGGGCCCTGAGAACTCTGAGCGAGTTCGGTCGAGCCCTCGCACGCGCCACAGACGAATCATCCCTGTTGGACGCAGCCTGTCGCGTCATTGTTCAGGCCGGCGGCTATCGCATGGCCTGGGCAGGGTTTGCGGTAGATGACCGGGCCAAGACCGTGCAGCCGGTCGCGCATGCAGGATTTGAGAATGGATATTTGCGGGCAGCCGGAGTGACATGGGATGAAAACAAGCCAAGCGGCCAAGGACCTATGGGACAGGCGATACGAACCGGTAAAAGCAGTATTTTGAGGGACTTGTCAGAATGCCCTCCCCTCGCGGCGTACTGGCCTGAGACATCCAAACGAGGTTATGTGTCGCTTATGGCGTTGCCTCTGTTCGTGGAGGGCCAGGTCATAGGAGGGCTGGCCGTCTGGTCGACGAATCCGGATGCTTTTGACGGGGAAGAAGTAGATCTTCTGGAACAATTGGCCGAGGATTTGAGTTTCGGGATTGGGGCTTTGAGGTCGCGAGCCAAAAGGGAAGAGACCGAGGAAGCCCTGGCACTTCAGGCCGAGGAGTTGGCACGGTCAAATCTAGAGTTGAAACAATTCGCGTACGTGGCTTCACATGACCTCCAGGAGCCTTTGCGCAACCTCATCAGTTGCGTTCAACTGCTGGACAAGAAATTCAAAGATCGGCTCGGATCCGAGGCCGATAAGTACATTGGGTACGCGGTGGATTCCGCTGCAAGGATGCAGGCCCTTATAGAGGCATTGCTGGCCTACTCGCGTATAGGGACCCTTGCCAAGCCTTTCAAGCTCGTAGATTGCCAAAAAGTCATCGAATCAAGCCTCGCGAATCTCCGTACCGCGATCTCCGAGAGTCAGGCCGTCGTAACCTATGATCCGCTACCAAGATTAACGGCCGACGAGATGCAATTGACCCAACTATTTCAGAACCTGCTCGGCAATGCCATCAAATTCCGGGCTGATAAGCCGCCGAAAATCCATGTGTCCGCGGCCGAACATGAAGGCGAATGGGTGTTTTCCATCGAAGACAACGGCATCGGATTCGAGAAGGAATATGCGGATCGCATTTTCAGTATCTTCCAGCGCTTGCACACACGAACGGAATACGAGGGAACCGGAATCGGATTGGCTATCGCCAAGAAGATTGTGCAACGTCACGGAGGGCGGATCTGGGTCGAATCCGAATACGGTAAGGGCTCCACCTTTTACTTCACCATACCGGCTCAAGCCATCGACCAATAG
- a CDS encoding transposase: METPEFTTCRRKLPHWRMQGCVYFVTWRLAKPQPPLHPDEKTLVVDTIRHFDGLRYELLAYVVMDDHVHVLVLPLSTHALHQILHSWKSFTAKGLRRLRKRPTPVWQDEYFDRIVRDDADLMEKAEYILGNPLKRWPDIEEYPWSWFGS, encoded by the coding sequence ATGGAGACACCTGAATTCACAACTTGCCGGCGGAAACTCCCGCATTGGCGAATGCAAGGTTGTGTTTACTTTGTTACCTGGCGTCTTGCAAAGCCCCAGCCTCCTCTCCATCCCGACGAAAAGACTTTAGTGGTCGACACGATCAGACATTTCGATGGCCTGCGGTACGAACTGCTTGCCTATGTCGTCATGGATGATCATGTGCATGTGCTGGTGCTTCCGTTGTCCACACATGCCCTGCACCAGATACTTCATTCGTGGAAGTCGTTTACTGCCAAGGGACTGCGAAGACTTCGGAAAAGACCTACTCCAGTTTGGCAGGATGAATACTTTGACCGGATCGTTAGAGATGATGCAGATCTGATGGAGAAAGCAGAATATATTCTTGGCAACCCGTTGAAACGATGGCCCGACATTGAAGAATATCCCTGGTCGTGGTTTGGATCGTAG